In Planococcus versutus, the DNA window ATGGGGATTCCGAACCTGATTGTCATTATCTTGTTTATTCTTGTACTAGAGCCTGGAATTACTTCCATTATTTTAGCGATGGTCATTACGGGATGGGTTGGAATGGCGCGTGTTGTACGTGGGCAGGTCTTGCAATTAAAGGGACAGGAATTTGTTTTGGCTTCACGAACGCTTGGTGCTTCAAATCCACGCTTGATTTCCAAGCATTTACTGCCAAACGTTATGGGTCCTATTATTGTTACAGTGATGTTCACAATTCCCACGGCGATTTTCTTTGAAGCATTTTTAAGTTTTATCGGACTGGGGTTACAAGCGCCACTCGCATCTCTCGGCGTACTGATTGAAGATGGCTATAAATCAATGAGGTATTTTCCCTATAAATTGATATTTCCCGCTTTAGTAATTAGCATCATCATGATTTCTTTCAATTTACTTGGCGATGGACTGCGTGATGCACTAGATCCAAAAATGAGAAAATAAAGGAGTGCCCACCATGACCAACACGATTTTGACTGTCGAAGATCTGCATGTAGCGTTTAGAACTCAACACGGTAAACTGACAGCGGTAAGAGGCGTGAACTTTGAGTTAAAAAAAGGAGAAACGCTCGCCATCGTTGGAGAGTCGGGTTCGGGTAAGTCCGTAACGGCAAAATCTATTATGCAGCTACTGCCAAAAGCGACAACCGAAATCACAAAAGGCGATATTAAGTTTAACGGCGAAAGTTTATTGCAAATGTCTAAAAATCAAATCACTAATTTACGTGGTTCGGAAATTTCTATGGTTTTTCAAGATCCTATGACTTCTCTCAACCCGACGATGAAAGTAGGAAAACAAATTATGGAAGGGGTTCAGCGACATGAGCGGTTAACAAAAGCTCATGCGCGTGAACGCGCACTGGATATGCTCAAGCTAGTTGGGATTCCACAAGCTGAAAATCGACTTGAAAATTACCCACACCAATTTTCAGGTGGCATGAGACAACGTGTGGTGATTGCACTAGCACTTGCTAGTAACCCCAAAGTATTAATTGCAGACGAGCCAACAACAGCTCTCGATGTAACCATTCAAGCGCAAATCCTTGAATTGATGAAGGATTTACAACAAAAAACAGAAACAGCTATTATTTTAATTACGCACGATTTGGGTGTAGTTGCGAATATGGCTGATCGCGTAGCCGTTATGTATGGTGGCAAAATAGTGGAGCAGGGAACGCTGGATGAAATTTTCTATAATCCTCAACATCCGTATACACTTGGACTCCTGCGGTCTATGCCCAAACTAAATGAAGACCGTGGACAACCGCTAATGCCGATTGCCGGTTCACCACCTAACCTTGCAACTCTTGGAGAAGGCTGTGCATTTGCTGCAAGGTGTCCGCACACGATGTCAGTATGTCACACGTACACACCGCGCGATACAGTGTCTGAAACTGGCCATTCTGTAGCTTGTTGGCTACAAGACTCACGAGTTTCTGTTGCAACAGAAAACAGCAAACTTGTCGAGACAGGAAATTCTTCATCTTAACATGAATTGAAAAAGAGTGATCACTAAAAGTCATGACAAATGACCTTTGGTGACCGCTCTTTTTTGATAGAGTTCTTCTATTTAATGGCTCTGGAATACCATTCATCAATGTATAAATGCCCATCCACGACATGGATAAGATGATAAGGATGCCAAATATTTGTTTGTGCGCCGATATCAATAAGGATAGAAATTAAAATAACAAATCCAAAAGAAGCTAGTAATGTCTTTGTGAAAACTGGTGTTTGTGTTAGAAATCCAGATCCAATCGCTGATGTAGCCATCAAAAAAGCAGCGCCAATCAAAACACTACGATTCATATTTTTCATCTTCTTTACGTGATTTATCAAAATCCCCCTTAGTTTGTGTTAAACAAAGTCGCCTATTTTCACAATATGAATGTCCGATTCTTTTAAGGATTTTGAAATCTGAAGGGCAAAAGCAAGTGCGTTGATGCCGTCTCCGTGTATACAAATCGTCTCTGCTTCAAGCGCAACATCGGTCTGTTCCACAGTGGCAACTTTGTTTTCCTTAACCATGCGAACGACTTGATCGATGGCAATTTGTGGATCGGTGATTAAGGCGTTGCTTTCAGTTCGTGGTGTTAAAGAGCCATCTGTTTGATAGGTTCGATCTGAAAAAACTTCGTTTGCAGTACGTAAGCCAATTTTTTTCCCAGCTTTAATGATTTCACTGTCCGACAGTCCAAACAGTACCAATTCGGGATCGATTTTATAAACTGCTTCTGCAATCGCTTCTGACAACGCACCGTTTTTGACTGCCATGTTGTAAAGAGCACCATGTGCTTTAACGTGCTGTAAGTGGCCCCCTTCGGCTTTGACAAAACCGGACAAGGCACCGATTTGGTAAACGACCAAATCGTAAGCTTCTTGAGGAGACAAGGCCATGTTGCGACGTCCAAAACCTACTAAATCTTGAAGTCCAGGATGAGCCCCGATGCCAACGTTTTTCTCGAGCGCCAGTTTAACCGTTTTCCGCATAGTTGAAGCGTCACCAGCATGAAAACCGCAAGCGATGTTTGCTGATGTTACGTAATCAAGTATTTCCTCGTCGTTGCCCATCTGGTAAGCGCCAAAACTTTCACCCATGTCGCAGTTTAAATCTACTTTAAAAGTCATGTCCATTCCTCCTGTTTTAAGTGAATTGCGGCTTTTACTTGCCGAATGTATTGTTCTTGTTCAACCAAGCGCTGTTGCGCATCTTGCAGAGAAATCTCTTTGAAACGTAGATGCTGTCCTTGTTTCAACTGGCTAACGAGCGGTAAATCAACAGAGATAATCTGTCCGATTTTTGGATAGCCACCTGTTGTTTGGCGATCTGCTAACAAAACAATCGGGTTGCCATCCGCTGGAACTTGAATAGACCCAAATGCAACCGCCTCTGAAATCAATTCAGTGGGCATTTCTAAAGCCAGATGTGCACCTTCTAATCGGTAACCCATACGGTCAGAACTTGCTGAAACAGTAAAAGCTTCACTGAATATTCGTCTCTTGCTGTCTTCGGTGAATAAGTCGAATTGCTTTCCTTTGATCATACGAATTATGGGCTCTTCATAATAGCGAACGGGCGGAAGTAGCCATTCAAACTCATTTTCTGTATATTGATGCAGTGCTTTCGTTTGTAGTAGATTCATTTTACCAATGTGTACTTCATCGCCTTTTGTTAAAGCGCGTCCTTGAAAGCCGCCAATTCCAGCACGCAAATAAGTTGAACGGCTCCCCATCAATTCAGGAACGTCAATGCCACCAGCAACTGCTAAATAACAACGTGTACCAATACGAGGCTCACCAAACGTCAAAGTACTTCCTTTTTTTACAGGAAGCATGCGCCACATTTTTATGTCGTTATCATCTAGTTGAGGACTTAAATCTCCACCACATAAAGCAATAACAGCGTCTTTAGTAAATTGAATTGTTGGCCCGATTAAAGTGATTTCAAGCGTAGCAAGTCGTTCATCATTGCCAGTTAGTAAATTGGCTATGCGATGAGCAAAAGGATCCATGGCACCACTGACAATGACGCCGTATTTTTGAAAGCCTACTCTACCGAGGTCTTGAACAGATGTTTGTAAGCCGCTCTTAAGAATTTTCAGCATTCAAGTCATCCTCCCATGCGTGATACTCTTCTTTGGAGATTTCCTTGAAAATAACTTTGTCACCTGCACGAAGCAGACTCGGAATATCTTTTTCAGGAAGAAACAGTCGCATCGGTGTTCTGCCAATCAATTGCCAGCCGCCAGGAGTTTCAATTGGATAAACGCCCGTTTGCATGCCAGCGATTCCTACCGTCCGCTCTGGAATGCGAAGACGCGGCGAATCGCGTCGTGGCGCTGCTATTTTTTTAGACATGCCTCCGATAAAAGGAAATCCAGGAGCAAAACCAATCATATGTACCGAGTAATTGCCAGATGTATGAATATCAATAACTTCGCGTGGAGTCAATTGATTGTGTTGTGCCACGAATTCCAAGTCAGGTCCCAAGTCACCCCCGTAGCAAACAGGAATTTCAATGGTTCTTGATTCGATAGGAAGACTTTCTGTCAATTGAGTCAGCAGTTCTTTTAATGCTATTTTCACATCATCGTATTTTGCCAGACAAGGATTGTAAAAGACTGCTACCGTTACAAAGGCAGGAATGAATTCAATCATCCATTCCGGTTGACGGCTTTCTAGTAAAGCAGCTACTTTTCTTACGTGTTGCTCTGTTTGGTCATTGATTTCATCGCCAAGTTCAATAACGATTGCTCGATCTCCAAGTGGTGAGAAAAGAGTATTCACTTACATCTCCTCATTTCCTGATTATTCTTACTAGTTTATTCTAGTATATGGGAGGTTGGACAGTATTTGAACACTTTTGGATGGTATTTTCTTTATTTGGACAGTATTTCGAGTGAAATGGACAGTATTTGAGCAAATACGGATAGTATATCCAAAAAAAGGATAATAACAGCTTCTATTACCAATGAAACAATAAAAAAGCCGCTCAAACGAGAGCGGCTTTTATCCTTTATTCTTCAATATCCACTTTTTGAGTTGCATCGGCACCGTTGAAAAACTCAGCAGAAATTTCAGCGATGGTGCCATCTTCAAGCATTTCGTCAATGACACGGTTTACATTGTCAGCTAGTTCTTTATTGTCTTTGTTCATCACAACGCCAACTTCGGACGGGCTGTATTTCAAGTCTGGATGGATTACGATATCCAGCTCTGGAAATGCAGCAATTGCTAAAGTTTGTAAGTAATAGTCATTTAAAATAACGTCTGTACGGCCAATGGAAACATCGCGTAAGTATGTTTCATTTGTAGCATTATCGTAAACTACTTCTTCAGCGCCATATTCACGAGCAGTTTCCATATAAACAGAAGTCGAAGCACCGGCAGCTTTTTTGCCTTTTAGATCTTCCAAGGTCTTGATGCCTGACAAATCCCCTGAACGAACAATCGCTGTTCCGTATGAGTATTTAAATGGAGTAGAAAAGATGAAATTCTCAGCGCGGTCTTTTGTGATTTCAATGTCGTTTGCAGCAATGTCAACTTGCCCCGTTTGGACAGATGTGAGCATTTCGTCGAAACCAAGCTCTGTAAATTCAATTGCCAATTCTAAGCGCTCGCCAATTTCACGAACTACTTCTACTTCAAAGCCAGTCAAGTCGTCTGATCCTTCATCGCGATACGATGTAGGAAATAATGTCCCTGATGTAGCGACAGTTAAACTTCCAGCTTCTTGGATATCATCCCAAGCGGTCGTTTTTTCTTCAGTTGCTGCATCTTCATCATTTCCACATGCACTTAAAAGCGATACGATCATTAAACCAGCGACTATGGATCCTTTTTTACTCCAAAACAATTTTTTCAATTGCAATTCCCCCTAGTATTTTATGCCATTTAAAACATAGCATTATTAGAGCAGAAGAACAATGATTTAATTGGTAAATAAAGAGAATTAAATCAAAAAGGAAATTTGAGATAT includes these proteins:
- a CDS encoding ABC transporter ATP-binding protein — translated: MTNTILTVEDLHVAFRTQHGKLTAVRGVNFELKKGETLAIVGESGSGKSVTAKSIMQLLPKATTEITKGDIKFNGESLLQMSKNQITNLRGSEISMVFQDPMTSLNPTMKVGKQIMEGVQRHERLTKAHARERALDMLKLVGIPQAENRLENYPHQFSGGMRQRVVIALALASNPKVLIADEPTTALDVTIQAQILELMKDLQQKTETAIILITHDLGVVANMADRVAVMYGGKIVEQGTLDEIFYNPQHPYTLGLLRSMPKLNEDRGQPLMPIAGSPPNLATLGEGCAFAARCPHTMSVCHTYTPRDTVSETGHSVACWLQDSRVSVATENSKLVETGNSSS
- a CDS encoding LamB/YcsF family protein gives rise to the protein MTFKVDLNCDMGESFGAYQMGNDEEILDYVTSANIACGFHAGDASTMRKTVKLALEKNVGIGAHPGLQDLVGFGRRNMALSPQEAYDLVVYQIGALSGFVKAEGGHLQHVKAHGALYNMAVKNGALSEAIAEAVYKIDPELVLFGLSDSEIIKAGKKIGLRTANEVFSDRTYQTDGSLTPRTESNALITDPQIAIDQVVRMVKENKVATVEQTDVALEAETICIHGDGINALAFALQISKSLKESDIHIVKIGDFV
- a CDS encoding biotin-dependent carboxyltransferase family protein, with the translated sequence MLKILKSGLQTSVQDLGRVGFQKYGVIVSGAMDPFAHRIANLLTGNDERLATLEITLIGPTIQFTKDAVIALCGGDLSPQLDDNDIKMWRMLPVKKGSTLTFGEPRIGTRCYLAVAGGIDVPELMGSRSTYLRAGIGGFQGRALTKGDEVHIGKMNLLQTKALHQYTENEFEWLLPPVRYYEEPIIRMIKGKQFDLFTEDSKRRIFSEAFTVSASSDRMGYRLEGAHLALEMPTELISEAVAFGSIQVPADGNPIVLLADRQTTGGYPKIGQIISVDLPLVSQLKQGQHLRFKEISLQDAQQRLVEQEQYIRQVKAAIHLKQEEWT
- the pxpB gene encoding 5-oxoprolinase subunit PxpB; protein product: MNTLFSPLGDRAIVIELGDEINDQTEQHVRKVAALLESRQPEWMIEFIPAFVTVAVFYNPCLAKYDDVKIALKELLTQLTESLPIESRTIEIPVCYGGDLGPDLEFVAQHNQLTPREVIDIHTSGNYSVHMIGFAPGFPFIGGMSKKIAAPRRDSPRLRIPERTVGIAGMQTGVYPIETPGGWQLIGRTPMRLFLPEKDIPSLLRAGDKVIFKEISKEEYHAWEDDLNAENS
- a CDS encoding transporter substrate-binding domain-containing protein; the protein is MKKLFWSKKGSIVAGLMIVSLLSACGNDEDAATEEKTTAWDDIQEAGSLTVATSGTLFPTSYRDEGSDDLTGFEVEVVREIGERLELAIEFTELGFDEMLTSVQTGQVDIAANDIEITKDRAENFIFSTPFKYSYGTAIVRSGDLSGIKTLEDLKGKKAAGASTSVYMETAREYGAEEVVYDNATNETYLRDVSIGRTDVILNDYYLQTLAIAAFPELDIVIHPDLKYSPSEVGVVMNKDNKELADNVNRVIDEMLEDGTIAEISAEFFNGADATQKVDIEE